A single window of Helicobacter pylori NCTC 11637 = CCUG 17874 = ATCC 43504 = JCM 12093 DNA harbors:
- the prfA gene encoding peptide chain release factor 1, whose protein sequence is MSILAEKLSSILKRYDELTALLSSAEVISDIKKLTELSKEQSSIEEISVASKEYLSVLEGIKENKELLEDKELSELAKEELKILEIQKSDLETAIKQLLIPKDPNDDKNIYLELRAGTGGDEAGIFVGDLFKAYCRYADLKKWKVEIVSSSENSVGGYKEIIVLIKGKGVYSRLKFEAGTHRVQRVPETESQGRIHTSAITVAIMPEVDDVEVSINPSDLKIEVFRAGGHGGQCVNTTDSAVRITHLPTNISVSMQDEKSQHKNKDKALKILKARLYEKQIEEQQLANAKDRKEQVGSGDRSERIRTYNYPQNRLSEHRINLTLYSLEEIMLSGNLDEVINPLIAHAQSQFE, encoded by the coding sequence ATGTCTATTCTAGCTGAAAAGCTTTCTTCCATTCTCAAACGATACGACGAACTCACAGCCTTGCTTTCTAGCGCTGAAGTGATTAGCGACATTAAAAAACTCACCGAATTGAGCAAAGAGCAAAGCTCTATTGAAGAAATCTCTGTAGCGAGTAAAGAGTATTTGAGCGTTTTAGAGGGTATCAAAGAAAATAAAGAGCTTTTAGAAGACAAAGAATTGAGCGAACTGGCTAAAGAAGAGTTAAAAATTTTAGAAATCCAAAAAAGCGATCTAGAAACTGCCATTAAGCAACTCCTTATCCCCAAAGATCCTAACGACGATAAAAACATTTATTTAGAGTTAAGAGCCGGCACGGGGGGCGATGAAGCGGGCATTTTTGTAGGGGATTTGTTTAAGGCGTATTGCCGTTATGCGGATTTGAAAAAATGGAAAGTAGAGATAGTGAGTTCTAGCGAAAACAGCGTAGGGGGCTATAAAGAAATCATCGTTTTGATTAAGGGCAAGGGCGTGTATTCAAGGCTCAAATTTGAAGCAGGCACGCATCGAGTCCAAAGAGTCCCTGAAACAGAATCTCAAGGGCGTATCCACACTTCCGCTATCACAGTAGCGATCATGCCTGAAGTAGATGATGTGGAAGTTTCTATCAACCCTAGCGATTTAAAGATTGAAGTGTTTCGTGCTGGCGGGCATGGGGGGCAATGCGTCAATACCACAGACTCTGCGGTGCGCATCACGCACCTTCCCACCAATATCAGCGTGAGCATGCAAGATGAAAAATCCCAGCATAAAAACAAGGATAAAGCCCTAAAAATCTTAAAAGCGCGCCTTTATGAAAAACAAATTGAAGAGCAGCAACTCGCTAACGCCAAAGACCGAAAGGAGCAGGTGGGTAGTGGGGATAGGAGCGAAAGGATCCGCACTTATAATTACCCGCAAAACCGCTTGAGCGAACATAGAATCAATTTAACTCTGTATAGTTTAGAAGAAATCATGCTTTCAGGGAATTTAGATGAAGTGATTAACCCTTTAATCGCTCACGCCCAAAGCCAGTTTGAATGA
- a CDS encoding outer membrane protein, whose product MKKVFLGMALAFSVSMAEKSGAFLGGGFQYSNLENQNTTRTPGANNNTPIDTSMFGSNQVAPAPQAQATYTPSVINTNNYGQMYGVDAMAGYKWFFGKTKRFGFRSYGYYSYNHANLSFVGSQLGIMEGASQVNNFTYGVGFDALYNFYESKEGYNTAGLFVGFGLGGDSFIVQGESYLKSQMHICNNTAGCSASMNTSYFQMPVEFGFRSNFSKHSGIEVGFKLPLFTNQFYKERGVDGSVDVFYKRNFSIYFNYMINF is encoded by the coding sequence ATGAAAAAGGTTTTTTTAGGTATGGCGTTAGCCTTTAGTGTGTCCATGGCAGAAAAAAGCGGCGCGTTTTTAGGAGGGGGGTTTCAATATTCTAATTTAGAAAACCAAAACACCACCCGCACCCCAGGTGCTAACAATAACACCCCGATAGACACTTCAATGTTTGGCAGCAATCAAGTAGCTCCAGCCCCTCAAGCCCAGGCAACCTACACGCCAAGCGTGATCAACACCAATAATTACGGGCAAATGTATGGGGTAGATGCGATGGCAGGGTATAAGTGGTTCTTTGGCAAAACCAAACGCTTTGGCTTTAGATCTTATGGATACTACAGCTATAACCATGCGAATTTAAGCTTTGTGGGGAGCCAGCTTGGAATCATGGAGGGCGCGTCTCAAGTGAATAACTTCACTTATGGCGTGGGCTTTGATGCGCTCTATAACTTCTATGAAAGCAAAGAGGGCTATAACACAGCAGGGTTGTTCGTGGGCTTTGGATTAGGAGGGGATTCGTTTATCGTTCAAGGAGAGAGCTACTTGAAATCTCAAATGCACATTTGCAACAACACCGCCGGCTGTTCAGCGAGCATGAACACAAGCTACTTCCAAATGCCTGTGGAATTTGGTTTTAGGAGCAATTTTTCTAAACACAGCGGGATTGAAGTGGGCTTTAAATTGCCTTTATTTACCAACCAATTCTATAAAGAAAGGGGCGTAGATGGATCGGTAGATGTGTTCTATAAAAGAAATTTCTCTATCTATTTTAACTACATGATCAACTTCTAA
- a CDS encoding dentin sialophosphopreproprotein, which translates to MKAIKILFIMTLSLNAISVNRALFDLKDSQLKGELTPKIVDFGGYKSSTTEWGATALNYINAANGDAKKFSALVEKMRFNSGILGNLRTHARLRQALKLQKNLKYCLKIIARDSFYSYRTGIYIPLGISLKDQKTAQKMLADLSVVGAYLKKQQENEKAQSPYYRNNNYYNSYYSPYYGMYGMYGMGMYGMYGMGMYDFYDFYDGMYGFYPNMFFMMQVQDYLMLENYMYALDQEEILDHDASVNQLDAPTDDDRDDKDDKSSQPANLMSFYRDPKFSKGIQTNRLNSALVNLDNSRMLKDNSLFHTKAMPTKSVDAITSQAKELNHLVGQIKEMKQDGASPSKIDSVVNKAMEVRDKLDNNLNQLDNDLKDQKGLSSEQQAQVDKALDSVQQLSHSSDVVGNYLDGSLKIDGDDRDDLNDAMSNPIQQPVQQTPISNMANTHANDSKDQGSNALINPNSTTNTDDTHTDDTHTDTNTTNDASTTDTPTDDKDASGMNNTGDMNNTDTGNTDTGNTDTGNTDDMSNMNNGNDDAGNANDDMSNGNDMGDDMNNANDMNDDMGNGNDDMGDMGDMNDDMGGDMGDMGDMGDMGN; encoded by the coding sequence ATGAAAGCTATAAAAATACTTTTTATAATGACACTCAGTTTGAACGCTATCAGCGTGAATAGGGCGTTGTTTGACTTAAAAGATTCGCAATTAAAAGGGGAATTAACGCCAAAAATAGTGGATTTTGGGGGTTATAAAAGCAGCACCACAGAGTGGGGAGCTACGGCTTTAAACTATATCAATGCGGCTAATGGCGATGCGAAAAAATTCAGCGCGCTAGTGGAAAAAATGCGCTTTAACTCTGGCATCTTGGGGAATTTAAGAACGCATGCGCGTTTAAGGCAAGCCCTAAAATTGCAAAAGAATTTGAAATATTGCCTTAAAATCATCGCTAGGGATTCTTTTTATAGCTACCGCACCGGTATTTATATCCCCTTAGGCATTTCTTTAAAAGATCAAAAAACGGCTCAAAAAATGCTCGCTGATTTGAGCGTGGTAGGGGCGTATCTTAAAAAACAGCAAGAGAATGAAAAGGCTCAAAGCCCTTATTACAGAAACAACAACTATTACAACTCTTACTATAGCCCTTATTACGGCATGTATGGCATGTATGGAATGGGCATGTATGGAATGTATGGCATGGGCATGTATGATTTTTATGACTTTTATGATGGTATGTATGGATTCTACCCTAACATGTTTTTCATGATGCAAGTTCAAGATTACTTGATGTTAGAAAATTATATGTATGCGCTCGATCAAGAAGAGATTTTAGACCATGACGCTTCTGTCAATCAACTTGATGCGCCCACTGATGATGACAGAGACGATAAAGACGATAAATCTTCGCAACCAGCAAATCTCATGAGCTTTTATCGTGATCCCAAATTCAGCAAAGGCATTCAAACCAACCGCTTGAATAGCGCTTTAGTCAATTTAGACAACAGCCGCATGCTCAAAGACAATTCGCTTTTCCACACTAAAGCCATGCCCACTAAAAGCGTGGATGCGATAACTTCTCAAGCCAAAGAGCTTAACCATTTAGTGGGGCAAATCAAAGAAATGAAGCAAGATGGGGCGAGTCCTAGTAAGATTGATTCAGTGGTCAATAAAGCTATGGAAGTGAGGGACAAATTAGACAATAACTTGAACCAACTAGACAATGACTTAAAAGATCAAAAAGGGCTTTCAAGCGAGCAACAAGCTCAAGTGGATAAAGCCCTAGACAGCGTGCAACAATTAAGCCATAGCAGCGATGTGGTGGGGAATTATTTAGATGGGAGTTTGAAAATTGATGGCGATGATAGAGACGATTTGAATGATGCGATGAGTAACCCTATACAACAACCCGTGCAGCAAACGCCTATTAGCAACATGGCCAACACCCATGCAAATGACAGCAAAGATCAAGGGAGTAATGCGCTCATAAACCCTAACAGCACCACTAACACCGACGACACTCACACCGATGACACTCACACCGACACTAACACCACAAACGATGCCAGCACCACTGACACCCCCACTGACGATAAAGATGCTAGCGGCATGAACAATACCGGCGATATGAATAACACGGATACCGGCAACACGGACACCGGCAATACGGATACCGGTAACACTGATGATATGAGCAACATGAACAACGGCAACGATGATGCGGGTAACGCTAATGACGACATGAGCAACGGCAACGACATGGGCGATGACATGAACAACGCGAACGATATGAACGACGACATGGGTAATGGCAACGATGACATGGGCGATATGGGGGATATGAACGACGATATGGGTGGCGATATGGGAGACATGGGGGATATGGGCGATATGGGGAATTGA